In Populus alba chromosome 1, ASM523922v2, whole genome shotgun sequence, a single window of DNA contains:
- the LOC118032967 gene encoding hexokinase-3: MGKVAVGVAVGVAVVACAVAGVVLGRRVGSRRKWKRVVRVLKELEEACETPVGRLRQVVDAMAVEMHAGLASEGGSKLKMLLTFVDHLPTGSEIGTYYALDLGGTNFRVLRIQLGGRRSSILSQDVERQPIPQHLMTSTSEDLFDFIASTLKQFVEKEESGSEPSPVRTRELGFTFSFPVKQSSLCSGILIKWTKGFAIEDMVGKEVVKLLEAALVRSGLDMRVALLVNDTVGTLALGRYHDADTVAAVIIGTGTNACYLERADAIIKCQGLLTTSGYMVVNMEWGNFWSSHLPRTSYDIDLDSESPNPNDQGFEKMISGMYLGDIVRRVILRISLESDIFGPVSSRLSIPFILPTPLLAAMHEDDSPELKEVAKILKETLEISEVPLKVRKLVVRICDVVTCRAARLAAAGIVGILKKIGRDGSGGITGGRNRSDVKMKRTVVAIEGGLYTSYTMFREYLHEALNEILGDVAHHVSLQVTEDGSGIGGALLAASYSSYSVDGVNLL, from the exons ATGGGGAAGGTGGCGGTGGGGGTGGCGGTTGGGGTGGCAGTGGTGGCGTGTGCGGTGGCAGGAGTGGTTTTGGGGAGGAGGGTAGGGAGTAGGAGGAAGTGGAAGAGAGTGGTGAGAGTGTTGAAAGAGCTAGAAGAAGCATGTGAGACACCAGTTGGGAGGTTAAGGCAAGTAGTGGATGCTATGGCTGTGGAGATGCATGCTGGTTTGGCTTCGGAAGGTGGCTCTAAGCTCAAAATGTTACTCACTTTTGTTGACCATTTGCCTACTGG GAGTGAGATAGGAACTTATTATGCTCTAGATCTTGGGGGTACTAATTTTAGGGTCTTGCGGATTCAGCTAGGAGGTAGAAGATCTTCAATCTTGTCTCAAGATGTGGAGCGACAACCCATTCCCCAGCACTTGATGACAAGCACAAGTGAG GATCTCTTTGATTTTATCGCTTCAACCTTGAAGCAATttgttgaaaaagaagaaagtggTTCTGAGCCTTCTCCAGTTAGAACAAGGGAGCTTGggtttacattttcttttccagTGAAACAGTCATCACTTTGTTCAGGGATCCTCATCAAATGGACAAAAGGATTTGCAATTGAGGACATG GTTGGAAAAGAGGTGGTCAAACTTTTAGAAGCTGCATTGGTCAGGAGTGGTTTAGATATGCGAGTCGCATTGCTG GTAAATGATACTGTGGGAACCTTAGCACTTGGACGTTATCATGATGCCGATACTGTTGCTGCTGTGATAATTGGAACAGGTACCAATGCCTGTTATTTAGAACGGGCAGATGCCATCATAAAGTGTCAAGGTCTGCTTACAACTTCTGGATACATG GTTGTTAACATGGAATGGGGGAATTTCTGGTCATCTCATTTACCAAGAACTTCTTATGATATTGATTTGGATTCCGAAAGCCCTAACCCAAATGATCAG GGTTTTGAGAAAATGATATCAGGAATGTATCTCGGTGACATTGTTCGAAGAGTTATTCTCAGAATCTCGCTAGAGTCGGATATATTTGGACCTGTTTCCTCCAGATTATCTATCCCCTTTATTTTGCC AACACCTTTATTGGCTGCAATGCATGAGGATGACTCTCCTGAGCTGAAGGAAGTTGCTAAGATATTGAAAGAAACTCTGGAG ATTTCAGAGGTCCCTTTGAAAGTCCGAAAGCTTGTTGTAAGGATATGTGATGTTGTGACGTGTAGGGCTGCTCGATTGGCAGCCGCTGGCATTGTGGGAATCTTGAAGAAGATTGGACGGGATGGGAGTGGAGGCATCACTGGTGGAAGAAATAGAAGTGatgttaaaatgaaaagaacagTTGTGGCGATTGAAGGGGGTTTATATACAAGTTATACAATGTTCAGAGAGTACTTGCATGAAGCACTAAATGAAATATTGGGAGATGTGGCCCACCATGTCAGTCTCCAGGTTACAGAAGACGGATCAGGCATTGGCGGAGCTCTCCTCGCTGCCTCATATTCATCCTACAGCGTGGATGGCGTAAACTtgctataa
- the LOC118032937 gene encoding uncharacterized protein yields the protein MAVTKEELEFLETRKLLKEQIRKRSCSRHLSELSNSDHHKTKTYGSFFGLSQSSIAPRIIQESKSKLQTQIPQHRAVSADILLSAMDSRTKVQRLRQTRDYSFLFSDDNNLKPPVSSATPAQASVRSTKHYYADVKGLREFNDPKLKPKQPAALACSILKPLTNKRVMEKITSRMSLQYPCTDKRKLIVKAVHPTKQLAGSNDRKGPRRPNDATLNPKQPVKPHEMTNKRVRDDISSPAVSNMQDQRPKKRRLSDHEEDDCEGVKALLIIRKMFNTKRFAGRDDRDTKMEASFGDITREEKRSERLGRKEDREQLRLSEENARHQRMRKHNQRAKSVI from the coding sequence ATGGCCGTCACAAAGGAGGAGCTGGAGTTTCTTGAAACAAGAAAGCTGCTTAAAGAACAAATCCGAAAACGAAGCTGTTCTCGTCATCTCTCGGAGCTTTCTAATTCTGATCATCATAAAACTAAAACTTACGGATCATTCTTTGGCCTTTCTCAATCGAGTATCGCTCCAAGAATTATTCAAGAAAGCAAAAGCAAGCTACAAACCCAGATTCCACAACATAGAGCAGTAAGTGCCGATATCCTTCTTTCTGCAATGGATAGTCGGACCAAAGTCCAAAGGCTTCGACAGACAAGAGACTACTCTTTCCTGTTCTCTGACGACAATAACCTGAAGCCACCAGTTTCTAGTGCCACTCCTGCACAAGCATCAGTGCGTTCAACAAAGCACTACTACGCAGATGTGAAGGGATTAAGAGAATTCAATGACCCTAAATTGAAGCCGAAACAGCCAGCGGCCCTGGCATGTTCAATATTGAAGCCTCTCACAAACAAGCGGGTAATGGAGAAAATCACATCACGTATGTCCTTGCAATATCCATGTACCGATAAAAGAAAGCTTATCGTCAAAGCAGTTCATCCAACAAAGCAGCTCGCGGGTAGCAACGACAGAAAGGGACCACGAAGACCCAACGATGCAACATTGAATCCCAAACAGCCAGTGAAGCCACATGAGATGACAAACAAGCGAGTACGCGACGATATTTCATCGCCGGCTGTCTCTAATATGCAAGATCAACGTCCCAAGAAAAGAAGGCTTTCAGATCATGAAGAGGATGATTGTGAAGGTGTAAAGGCTCTTCTCATAATCAGAAAAATGTTCAACACCAAAAGGTTTGCTGGTCGTGACGATAGGGATACAAAAATGGAGGCAAGCTTTGGAGACATAACGAGGGAAGAGAAAAGAAGTGAAAGGCTTGGCAGGAAAGAAGATCGAGAGCAACTCCGCCTCTCAGAAGAAAACGCAAGGCATCAGCGGATGAGGAAGCATAATCAACGAGCAAAATCTGTGATATAG
- the LOC118032968 gene encoding 18.1 kDa class I heat shock protein, producing MAMIPSFFNNRRGSSIIFDPFSSFEAWDPFKDFPFPSSSLIPRENSAFVSTRIDWKETPEAHVFKADLPGLKKEEVKVEIEDDRVLQISGERNTEMEDKNDTWHRVERSSGKFLRRFRLPENAKMDQVKASMENGLLTVTVPKEEVKKHDVKAIEISG from the coding sequence ATGGCAATGATTCCAAGCTTCTTCAACAACCGACGAGGCAGCAGCATCATCTTCGACCCATTCTCTTCGTTCGAGGCTTGGGATCCATTTAAGGACTTCCCTTTCCCCTCATCTTCCCTCATCCCTCGTGAGAACTCAGCTTTTGTTAGCACTCGCATTGATTGGAAAGAGACCCCAGAAGCCCATGTCTTTAAAGCTGATCTTCCGGGCCTAAAGAAGGAGGAAGTGAAAGTCGAGATCGAAGATGACAGGGTGCTTCAGATTAGTGGAGAGAGGAATACGGAGATGGAAGACAAGAATGATACCTGGCATCGTGTTGAACGTAGTAGTGGTAAGTTCTTGAGAAGGTTCAGGCTGCCTGAGAATGCCAAGATGGATCAAGTCAAGGCTTCTATGGAAAATGGGCTTCTTACTGTCACTGTGCCTAAGGAGGAAGTAAAGAAACATGATGTCAAGGCTATTGAAATCTCTGGTTGA